TGACCTTTACAAAAGAAAGCGTGAGAAATTCAAATCATTTAATGACTTTATCCACTGGTACAACTGTGTAAGGCCGCACATGAGCCTTGACTGGGACAATCTTGAAACGCCAGAGCATGCTTTCTGGCGAAAGCTCGAGCCAGTGTTACTTGGAAACTTCATGGAACTTTTAGAAAAGGAGGTAGAAAACTATGAAGCGAAATTTTTAGCAGATTACACATTTTCAGAACTGTAGAAATAAAGCTATATGTGAACCTATAAGTGTCACATTTTCAATATTTATTATCTGATTTATAACGATACATTTGATCATCAAATTTTTTTACCTTCTTTTCCGTTTATTAGTTAATTTTTATCACAGAAAAATTCGATTATCCACTCTCTTATTTCATCCCTAGATTTCCTAAAAGCATTTAACTTAATATTGTCTGTTCCTTCAACTCTCGACGGATCTTCAAATTCCCTATGGACATAGTTTTTTGCACCGGGAATGAAAGGACACATTTCTTTTGCATTATCACAAACTGTGACCACATATTCAAATTTTTTACCTATAAATTGTTCAGTACTTTTTGAGTAATGTTTTGATATGTCAATTCCAAAATCTTTTAAAACTTGGATGGAAAATGGATTTATTTTA
This window of the Methanofastidiosum sp. genome carries:
- a CDS encoding arsenate reductase ArsC, which translates into the protein MKKKVLFLCTHNSARSQMAEGLLNSVCGDKYEAYSAGSTPTKINPFSIQVLKDFGIDISKHYSKSTEQFIGKKFEYVVTVCDNAKEMCPFIPGAKNYVHREFEDPSRVEGTDNIKLNAFRKSRDEIREWIIEFFCDKN